The Topomyia yanbarensis strain Yona2022 chromosome 3, ASM3024719v1, whole genome shotgun sequence nucleotide sequence CAATTTTCGATCGTAACACCCTTTAATAGAACACAAAATAAGTGAAAATACCATGTAAGCCATTTTAATCTACGAATCTAATGCAAGCGTTCAAATCACCAATGTTAAAGAGTAATCTGCATCTTTGTAGTAAATGCATTTTGTTGATGTTGCTAATTATCGCTGAACGATGCGAATCCTTATCAGCTGTTGTATTTCTACGACTTCCAATTCATTGAACTGGTATTCTGTCGGAGCATGATTTAGTTCCATCTAAGTTTTCACGTGCAGTTCAACTAGTCACTGTCTCAGCACACCGTTCATCATGGCTGTTGCTAAAATTTTGATCTTATTAAGTGCGATATTCTTACACGGTGCAATCTGCAAGGAAAATTCCATCTTCCAATTAAGGAACGTTAGTTTCGGTAATCCTTCACGATATCACGCGTTAGGACTCTTCAACAATGACCATCCTACTAGGAAAAGAGTTGCCGTTCGAAGTGAGTGTAAAATCCCTAGAAAGAAGCAACAAAAATATACAAGATTGTTAATTGCCATTTACAGAGTGCTCATCGTTTAATTATCTTTATCCTGTAAGTAAAGATATTTCCCGAACTAGTGACTGTTTTAATGACTTGCTGTATTttagttgaaaatattttccaccGAGCAACCGTTTTTCTGTCCAGCCGTATTCGTTAGCGCTGATTCCTTGCTCACATCGGCACTATGTCTGAAAATGCTTCAGCAAAGAGACGAGCATCCTTCGAATCACATGTTTGTCATCCTTGACCAAGAAGATGTTTTCTTTTATGAAAACGGTCGGCGGTACGTAAGCAAAGTGTTTGTTCACCCAAAGTTCGAAGAGGAACCAGCCTATTACAATGTAGCCGTCGTTAAGTTACGACATGCAGTGTAAGTACTTTTCCGCTATCattctttaaaaatattgattcttGATTGACTACAGCAGATATGATCGCGACGCTTCTGGTCGCAGTCACCTATCCTGTCTGTGGTCCGAAAGTCGGCTGAAGAATTCAAACGCTGTCCTCGGTGAGTGGTTCGAGCTCCAACCGGAGCAGAATCCCACTTTCCGATGGCTTGATCTGCCATTCGTGGCCCAGGAAGAATGTCGCACCGAACTGTCGAAAGCTGAGAACCCTGTGGCAGAATTGAATCAGGGCTTAAAAGACTACCAAATATGTGTGCGAGATAACCGAAATAACACGGTGATTCAGTTCTGCGAAGCAAGATCTTCGGGACCGCTCTTTATGACGCTGGGGAGCACCGTTTATCTAGTAGGACTTCCAACGGTCCATATCGACGACTGTGGTGTAGAGGTAGAGGTCTTCAACCAGATTCATTATTTCCTCGACTGGATCGAATCGGTCGTTTGGCCCGGTCAAGAATAAGATGCAGCATAAACGATGATTGAGCGAGCTTTCCCCTCATTAGCGAAAGAAATGAAGCAAGGGATGGTAGCGAATTTTTTCTAAGAGAACAATGACGATCCAAACGGATCACCCTAATCATCGTAAAATATTCGTAGaatcagatcaatttatgtcaAGCACGTCATTGTGCCAATGAAAAATGGTAACACAAAAAGGAAGCGCTAAAGAAAATTGAGTCATTTTTTGACAGCAGATCCATTTTTTGCatgtacatttttttcttttttgaaaacacacaaaACAAGAAAAGTCCCTTCCTATCAATGCATaacgaattcaatcaatcaGCAGGGGATGGtagttttgcatttttttttttcaattttgagttTTGTCGATGAGTTATGAGTGTCGTCTTCGTGTTACGATGGCCCTAATATAAATCCTCAGCCATAGCCTAGTGCGAATAAGCAAGATAATATTACTTTAATGAGAACCAAAGTGTAGGTCCCTAAGGAAATTGGTGAGAAGTGACTGTCGTTATCTTATTGAACTAAAAGGGAACAATGGCTATTTGATTCAGCTGGAGTGCAATATTAGAGACACAATTATCATAGCGAAAGCAGTATAGTAAaaagattttaatccacctagccgTGTTACGAGGCCTTTATTATAATACTAAATGTATTCATCATCCACAATTTTACCCTCTTTATTTTGTAAAGACTTCTATAAACCGATATGATTCACTAAGTTGTTCATCATGATTTTAACATTGTTCAAATGTTACGATTTTATAGATTTGATTATCTATTATTTTGAGTCCTAAGATGTTGCTCTAAAATTCTTagtgatttttgcctttctcctatacaAAGGCTATGCTATGGTGGCTGAGATATTGCACTTTGAGTAAATCTTTTCAAGCTTAGAAGATTTGCCTACATTTCTATGAATGATCGATATCCTATAACATTGGGTTAGGGCCAGAAGCTTTAGGATTTTAGGGGCTCCTCACTGAGGAGGataattttgcatattttttattttgattatatagGTTTAAACCGTAcggtcattcacctcttttcgggttagaaaaatctctaattctatgtgcggggttgggaatcgaactcaggtgagctgcgtacgaggcagtcgatttaccaactacgctacgcccatctCAAGAATTTTGTATATATATTCTTCCACGTTTGTCtaatttttgacaatttatatTGCGTCCATATTTCTttgataattaaaataaaaggcAAGAAACATTAAGAAACGTTCATCgaatcaaaatattaatccaTTACGAAATTACTGTTCCAAAAATCTGAATCTTAGTGCAGATCGCCGCAGTATGGGGCTCTCTGACACTGTACTATTCTGGGTTATTTATCTCCACAACAAAATAATAGAATACACTCAACGTACCTTGATATCTTCATGATAGGTATAGCGTTGGAAGAAGAATTTTCTGTACCAAAGTttgtacacccaaaatccgacgagtATGTTTCTACTACTTTTgagtaagattctattgtcttttcgatAACAGATCAAACAATTGCACATTGCGGTacaaggtagtaaacggtggaaggACTAATTTGGGTAGCTGTTCATTAGAGTGGCTatcggttgtatgggaaaacttcaaaatgatttagacaagcgggcacagcactttttgagttccttttgtggtcccacatgcctgtgcaaaatttgggagtggttggttgcttcccggatttgcgcattgcgttcgaagtttgtatgggatttcatatggggaaatcaattattttgcatttacgttaataaagatcacCATTTCACTCATTATGAAAATCCAGTTTTacaaaactatagttcaaaccttggttaacaactttatcgaagacggtaactagctacgagttttcaaaaaaatagttataacgaatCTAAAACTTCTGGTACAATCTAAACGcagatatttattattttttgcaacACTGCCAGTGCACGACGGACATCGACATTTAAagtttaaataaatgagaacatattcatcgcagagacacagacctttgaatgaaatgttcagaatgaatcgCGGAATAATTAGAAGTGGactaaaaatgaaaagaagaggggggGGCGGCTTGGGCACTCCTTAGTTCCCTTTTCTAGATTGTTTTatataagacaaagaatcattacgtccttgtaaatgtgaacgactgaactttcttaatattttgatagacctaaatgtgaatcatactacaatcgtTGCTGTGGTAAGTAACATTTACAACATTCAGGATTTACACCTAAAAACTTCTGTGTTGCTTTTCGTTGAGGCTAAAACTAACTGAGTTCTGGAAATTGtattgggttctaacctgaagtatattttagtttttctaACATCACCACTATCTTGCGTcaacctaactcaatttcatcaaaatcgtTTGTTTGAAGAAACTGTCCTGGTTTCGTTCTTAGTTTCTTAAtcgaaaacgtcaatagaaacaattccgagacATCAAGGAATCTATGAAtgggcattttttttaaattctgactctgaacggcAAATAAATATggtattaaaatatgtaaaacttatgaaccgttgtaccattttaaatgagataacagcAGAGCCCTTagcccattcatgcccatgttgtttgtagacaacaacgtttttaaacagcaatAACTtctgattgaggcaagatttgctcacaaaaacaagtaaggctaataaatgtgaccattgcctttcatttgagtaccgtaaaccggggtgacattgatcacttttcgcattaatcattacatatttttagacgcaacacatttttttcaagtttaatgtttttaaaccatgtactgatgtatggagaataagattggatggttttaccttaaattgtccgcttacagctaattttccaaaaatgatttcatgttgaagtccgttttcgtattccggggtgactttgataacctgcatgttcacccacattaagttattgatgtcaatgtttttcattcaaatgttcgTTTAAGCTAATTCTGGAGAGATTCTCAtcgttaaatagatgttaattggtattatacaaagtatttcaatgtactgtaaaatcgagtaaccaaaattcgtaaaatttgtgtccaactagaataaaaaattctgaaaacctttaaagcttctaaaattgttttatttcagtgctttatcaatgtacaaaaagttccatccattttaacacgttagaatattgaacaatttaaaaaaaatgtggcgaattttagcttaaaataatttgaaataattgccaactagtttcataaaaaaatttatttaaaataagcaaacttttaaaagtaaatttggcacatcccactctaaagaaaaataaaactcGCTTATAATTTATtgctcttgctcaaatctgagatttatttgttttataaaaaatagacactttacgaagcttcgtaaaaataaggcacagtcaaatttcggttttttgtagtttttgtacccaaaaccGAACAATACACTCAGAAAGTATAACAagtcagtattttataagtttagagtaaaaatcatttcaaattaaaatgattcggtagactattctggtttaataagcgatctacaaaaaatgtttcgagtgatcaaagtcaccgcGATGATCAAattcaccccggtttacggtattaacagttacaaggaacAGCTCTAGaagtgaagttattgcaattaatctgattggattccgatggagcagtgctgccagggacaattTACATTGATGagggaaaatgaatttttcatatatcttcgctatgttgcaatattattgaaaaccgaTAAatcctatcaatttagactgtcttccgctacgttttccacgcaattagactattgtgaatattcttggagaattgtattgagcattggaagataaaaattcagcagcttctaacactgcgagggaagcacctatctttatgaaaaaagccttttcgtgtttcttgaccccaccgttttcaagaaaaattagttttgaaaccctacctgAGCTAGAAAAAGGTttgacatgaaagggttaaatagtATCACTCAAACAcataagattaatttttaattcggcggtataaacctgcgttgaagGTTGGTAGATTGGACTCCTTATGTTATATTAATCTATCTAAAAgaggactggggagtacacaagccccctcttcttttcattttctgactacgtctatgttattcagcaattcattctaaaCATTTCATTAAAAGGTACCATGTCTCTACAATGACagtattttcatttatttaagtttaaagtgTTCATGTCGGTGGTGTGCTGACAGTGatggaagaaataatgaatttctgcatttggattgaaccataagttttaaaatcgttataactatttttcgaAAACTCGTTGCTAGTttccgtcttcgacaaagttgttgacAAAGGTTttaactatagttttataaagctgttTTTTCATATAGAGTGAAATGGCGATAATTATTAACGTAAATccgaaataattgatttccccatataaaatcccatacaaactttgaacgcaatgcgcgaacccgggaagcaatcgaccgctcccaaattttgcacatgcatttgggaccacaaaaggaactcaaaaagtgctgtgctgaaaaatgccATATGACGAGCCACTCTACTGTTTatgtatgtgcatcacacaattgtttcagtatgtgtcaacctcggctctgttcgtgTGTAGGATAATTCGATCGATTTCTGTGATAGTATTAGTATCTGGTCAAACCAACCGGTATTTTAGCGGATTTCTGCCCGAATTCAGGCTTGAATCTGTCAtaatattggcagaaaccagccggAATAACGGAGTTTTTTACTGGGTAGATTGAATAGTGAAATAAAAATGTTAGGTATCTTCCGGGATCCGAACCAGTtcccgatccggaccagttttcgaatccggaccagttcccggACCCGGACCAATTCCCAgatccggacctcccggatccggATTAGTTCCCGCatccggaccagttcccggATCTGGAGCTGTACTCGGATTCAGATCAGTTCCCGGATCCGAACCAGTTCCCGAAGCCGAACCAgttcccggatccggaccagtacccgaatccggaccagtacccggatccggaccagtcccTCAATCTAGTCCATCCGCTTTTCCCCTTACCAGGTCCGAACCTGAACCTTGCCCAGACTTgatgcttagatccagacaaatGTCTGGATctggaccctcggttcggatatGTGAACGTGGATTTAAACGTAGGActtgcttcccgtacatgacCGGAAAgactgttcatgttttgtgcTGTCACTACCTTGCTGTTTATGTTCGtgatataaaataaattttaatttaacaccGGCCGAAATACACCATTATTCCTAGTTGGTTTTTtccagagggggaacaacttgacagttcctatacaaatcgttgaaaccactttttttgggtctgtgggtctaagatggcggatcaatctttattcaagaccaatttctaaaaaaacatAAACTTGTTCACAGTGAAAAATTTTTCGTCTAGATTTTTTACTTTCGGTAAACATTTTGGATGATTTTTTAGGGGTACGATGttgttttttataaaaataatgcatctgtactccgatcatttttttttgaatcatcGGCATACAAATAAGCGACGCGCATACTAGCTAGTGAAAAccttcatttagtttttgtaaaCATAGCAAACAATGAAAGAGGACTGTTTCTCTCCTTCTCCGATAAAAACGAAGCTGTCATCATTTTTCAAATTCGTGGTAATGTCACAGCGCCTATGAGTTAGATGATATGCTGTCAGAAATAAACCAAAGGACGACAATTCCGTCTCTGTTAAATGTGAAGTAAAAAATGACAATCAcaaacaaaatatatttaagGATTAACAACAAACTTAAGAGAATTGTCATATGCAAAAGATGTTGCAAGGGAGACGGGAGAAGAAAAGACTCACTCTGGAAGCGAACTCAAATCCGAtcatgcattttgcattttacaTTCGGCATTATTGGAAATCATTTTATGAAACACCAAAATGATAaattaacttgtttgtattcgcattaaattattacgctgttttgaaatgattatCTTGATTATATCATCCGAATGTAAATAATGATAAATAGTTTGTAAAACACGTCACGAAATTATTTACTCGCATGGAAACTTACAGTGCCATAATTAGTGGACGGCATTCTATGGTGACGACATCATCCcaaacacggtggtttcaagcaacttaagctaaacgtcaagttgcgaGAGGGTTTGTTTTTTTCTGTGCTGATCTTTAAATACGGAATATGTCGTGTAGAGGAAATCGAAACTCGTCTTTATCCATGTTGTGTTCGCTTTGCTCGGTGCGCATTGTACGAActgctacacacttccagacaatccgaTGCGTTAATATTTGACGTATAACAATTgttgaaacatgagtgcgacgcagagaagttttgaatgtgttggtattacCGTATGGAGAATTTTTTGTTGGGACTGTTTTAGTATTAAAACGtcttgcttttttttttttttcttattacaatAAAGGCActacggccgagttttgggtgtaaaAATATGTTTGTATACATGTCCAacattttggcaacattctAGAATTTCGAAAAGTTATCGATAAAAGTTAGGTTTTCTCATAATTTCCCGGACGATATGACGCACTGTTGTTTTCAGATTTTATGTTGCAATGGACATGTTGTACACTCTGACGCACTAACTAACCATATGTCAACGTTCGAGGTCATAATGTCCTAAGTGTGGTGCGCCATAATCTCACGTACTTTGTCATGCACCACCCTTCGGATGTTATGACGTAGGACTAACGTCCTAACGATGACACGGTGCCTGACCATTAATCaaactagtttacagcatttctgaactaaataaaCTGGtcgtcattttcaatgtaaaatcgtgtactgaatccgaaaatgaggtccaaaaaatttacagtagaacagttttcgagttacagtgaaaaatgaaatttacatttaaaataaaaaagtacgttcagtaaaatccaaatatcttcggttataGTGCACGATATGATATATtataatgttgaattaaaggtaatttttctcaatttttcgtcattttttgaagaaaaatgagcgtttgATCAATATTTTGGGCGAGATAAAGCGATcctaaaaattatgtttttatggaaaattaaaGCTTGCTaataatcaataaaattaagcaCTTATTGGGTTAAATCGGAcggaaattgtgaaagttattcaattttttgtagaatggaaattttttctagggtttgtttcataatatatgagattatctgtcagaattctgttaaacaagtaaattgaAGAATTTTGAGACAATTTAATGTAGaggaaatattcgaactcgtttatccaaatgattcaagacttctgataacaataattacaggctcagtggagtaatgttattaaaaatttggcattaaaaaataCGCATAATATTTACATATGTCATACAGAATCGTATATGCTCAAAATACGTTGTAAGCTGCACGCTCCACAACTCCTTGATACACACATCGGAAGCATATGACGGTGCAAAATGTTAAATTCGGACGCTAGCTTCACGGATGATGACTTATCCACCGAAttcgtcacgttttgttctactaacaatttattttacgatATTAAAACGTcttgaagtttataatttgaaattatattggattcacATTGGCTTCCACGATGTatcgattttactgtactggttcacaaaacttcaatatactACAATATATTATGTAGAACATCTAAGcgcaattacaaaatattctacgttcttcaaatTATTCTGAAGATTcgatattgaaattttaaacctaaaataagtctggttcgatgtcctacataattttaaaacacgaattaaaacaaattaaaagttttacatattattaattttataatacttgacgtatgtagTATGACATATTTCTAGGGATTCgtatagtttgtattaacattgtacaaaacccagttgagcagctagcgtttcaaaaaaCGAATTCAATGACATGTGAGGAATTAGTTTACAACGAAATTTGTATCATAAaagtgttattttatgtaatacacttgtaaatattacaagcagtattgcataccaatcattcgatgacttataatttcattgagtctgaaa carries:
- the LOC131692823 gene encoding serine protease Hayan-like isoform X1 — its product is MAVAKILILLSAIFLHGAICKENSIFQLRNVSFGNPSRYHALGLFNNDHPTRKRVAVRKCSSFNYLYPLKIFSTEQPFFCPAVFVSADSLLTSALCLKMLQQRDEHPSNHMFVILDQEDVFFYENGRRYVSKVFVHPKFEEEPAYYNVAVVKLRHAVRYDRDASGRSHLSCLWSESRLKNSNAVLGEWFELQPEQNPTFRWLDLPFVAQEECRTELSKAENPVAELNQGLKDYQICVRDNRNNTVIQFCEARSSGPLFMTLGSTVYLVGLPTVHIDDCGVEVEVFNQIHYFLDWIESVVWPGQE
- the LOC131692823 gene encoding serine protease Hayan-like isoform X2: MAVAKILILLSAIFLHGAICKENSIFQLRNVSFGNPSRYHALGLFNNDHPTRKRVAVRKCSSFNYLYPLKIFSTEQPFFCPAVFVSADSLLTSALCLKMLQQRDEHPSNHMFVILDQEDVFFYENGRRYVSKVFVHPKFEEEPAYYNVAVVKLRHAVYDRDASGRSHLSCLWSESRLKNSNAVLGEWFELQPEQNPTFRWLDLPFVAQEECRTELSKAENPVAELNQGLKDYQICVRDNRNNTVIQFCEARSSGPLFMTLGSTVYLVGLPTVHIDDCGVEVEVFNQIHYFLDWIESVVWPGQE